The DNA segment AAGTCATCGATATCAACCTTGCATTAGCAGCTAAGTCCATTGAGCTTGATGAAGATGTAACTACCAAAGCCGACAATGGTAAGCCACTGCAAATTGTTTTAGGCGCTGGGGAGCCAGATCAATTGAGGTTAGTACTTTACCTAGTTGAATGTATCAATGATTGATTGACTTGACGTTTTGTCTGAGTTACTGTAGCAATAAATATTCACTTACCTAAATTGTTACATTGAATTAATCTTACAGGTACGGTCGCGATTACTACATAAATGACTCGAAAGCAGCAAGTGGAACACGCAAGAAAACATCGTCAATCCAACGGTATTCCAGCACCGATGAAGATAATGTGAGTGACCTTGATCAGTATAAGAAAAACGAACCAAAATCCGATCCTAACCAACGCAAAGCAATCGACTACTGTtccatttttaacaattatCAATCAAATCCAGTGAAACGCTCGACTTCCCTTAACTCTTTGAAACGGTACAAAAACTCACGTTCTTCCGACGATGAACGGAGCGTAAAATCAATGACATTTGGATCAAAAAACAGGCCGGAAAAGACTAATTCAAGTTTCGAACTTCCACCGGAAGTTATAAATCAACTTGAACGACACTCATTGCACGGCAATCTAAGAAGAGACAGTTTTCGATCACGAAATGGgacgaaaaatttcgttttaaatccaatttttgATGAACGATTTGAGGCGGAAGGGGATGATGAGGTGTTtagtaaaaatattaaaactgtCGATACTGATCAGGACGAGGATCATGAAAATGGTCTAAGGTTACAGCCACCGATTGCTGGTGATTACATTGAGACCGTTTTTACCGATTTAAAGAATCTAGACAACGGTAAATCGTCAGGACCGAATACTGTGAGAAGATCTAAAAGTTTTCAATCGAATCAAATATCTAGTCATTGGTAGTTAGTAGAATACATAGAAACCATAGGATAGGGCATGGGAAACGAAATTAACTTAATCTAATGAATTACTGGCTCAATATAAAACACACAGAGAATGGATTATTGTCTATTGCACTGCCAGGTCACTTAAAATCTTAAATTAGTTGTAGAGAAACTACTACAGGTCACAAATACGTTTagttttgtacattttcatttgaatgctATCATGTcttatcgataacgacttcAGGAAACAGGAATACACAAGAATGTGGTCTTGAAGCAtgctcaaaaaaattaaataaaagatttgaagtcaatcttttaaaaacttagataaactaatgaagtaatagattcaatattTGAACTCTTGATACACTTTCCGTCTGTCAAAGGTTAACAGAAAAGAAGCTAAGTgattttttcttattaaaaaacagaaaactaCAATTTATTGAGAAATCTGAATCGTTTACCGTTGCACATAAGACCTGGTCGCACAATTAATATAATGTAAACATTGTATCATTAATCGAGAATAAAAGGCCATTAAATAAAGCAGAATCATAAAAGTGGTTTTAATTAGTGTGAGTTTTGTCTAATGTACCAcaacaatttcgaaaattaaacACTTTTAAGCAAATTGCGGTaagtttcccatttttttaaattttaattttcaatgtttttaattCTGCTTTTGTGGCtacttttttgtatttaaaatctaaaaattgatCTATTCGTTGTTGTGGTACTCTATAACTCTACTAATAAAACCATCTTTTTGATGTATCATTTCACAATAGTTGATCattctaatttaaaaaaccACATTAATTTGGATGAAACACCGtttaaaacggaaaatttagtACCTTTCAATATGTTGAAAAGGTTTACATTAATTcattcaaatcatttttattcaatgaaggaaaatttacTCGTCAAGACTCTATCCGATTCACCTATGAAACTCTATCAACAAAACTCGTCGTTAtgtataattttgatttgtaGCATTTACACATATTCATCTTCAATTGATTTGTTCCACTGAATGTTAACTTCCCATCAGTCCCAGCTGATGCACTCATTTTTAATGTTCAATGTAGTGGCAAAAGCTCTCTGTTGTTGATTGTAACTAattgaaagtgatttttccgGTAGTGTGTTAGTAAGTGCTCAAATTAAAGGgacaaaagaagaaagaagtgaaaaaggaaattttcggCTAATGGTTCTCTTAAATAGTAAATAGTAcgatttgaacattttacaaacGGCAGTGACATGGCGATGTAATAATCGAATCTATTGCTCCGTTTGTTCAAAATGTCGCCTAGTGTTTGACACGATATTTTCTTTACATACTTTTGTTTTCACTCGAAAGGACGAAAGGGGTTCATTACAACTCTAGggatgaaaaatgaattcacgtCGTAAGTGCgccttcaatttcaaaatataccGCGTAGCATGTCATTTTAACGCTTAGTTTTTGACATTAATTATATGACGTTAGCATTATTTTGTCCAACTGTcagttgtaaatatttaaatttatagcGGACTTATGGTGTGAATTGACCTTAAGCTCAAAAGCATTATAAGTACCCATTACAGaattcgggataaaaatgCCAAGTCttgttttagtgtgtttattgaccttcgtctctgatcaacaaaatgtacatgaaaacactacttttcatctttttatctctagtcatgtaatatacttcgtttgtttgaaCACAATGTCTCCCTGTATAAGACCACATTTACCAGAGGTCATCGCTTCATTTGTCGTTTCTGTCAATAGCGGATGATTAgatgtttttgaaaagtagGATGTGTGGTTCATGATGCAAATGTAGCCATCGTATTTACTATTATTCCAGTTTTCAAAACTTCGCAATTCCATTTGGGTTCTATGCTATGAATGATAATACACAATTTTTAGTGCAAATACCATATGGCTACACTTACATCATGCACCAcacattttaccatttttagCTATGACACAAACAATTCCGGACATAAAGTGTGACGATCAAGATATACAGCGCTTTTCATAATATTATAGAAAAGCCAACAATATACAGCTATGTGTGTTGTACTACACTTACGTTTGTGTATATCGTTCCTCTTAAACCGGCTACACTCAACCCACATTTGAGGTTATTCTCTAGCAATAATTTAATCTAAAATTGATCTATAAAAGACATTCCAATCGGTATCGGGTATTGATTGGGGGTGAATATGGCCATGTGGTCGAGAGCTAGCTACGTCGAAAGCGAGTTGAATGTCTAAATGACTATTGATTTTAAAACGTATACTACAACCTGTGTATGTGTAGTATGATAATGTGCGGATGGTATATTCATGTCAcacaattggtgtcggtaaaAACTCATGGTATTCCAATTCAAGATTGATATCGAGGTCCACGACaattaaaacttaaattttcatattgcCAAGAGTGACTTGCGATGAAGAAAATGGAATGAAGAAATCGTGTTGAAACAAGTTAATTGACTTTAGTGATTGAAATGTTAATTTCGCTCTCTACGAACCCTAAGCAAAGTTTGGTTGACCTTCATTTATGCTCGTTCAAAACGTTATCTCGtcaaagaaacaaaactacaATACCGAAATCATGGATCGGGAAATACTCTTCGGTTATCGACAATGTAATATCCGGCCATCTGATGTGTTTTCGTACACTTTTTATTGTGTCCCAAACCGACATGGACACATCCATTTACTTCAAACAGTACTTAATCTATATTCCGAACGTAACACcctttgaataaaaaagaaagGTTTTATCATTCGCCACACTATTTGTGTGAATGGAAGAGCTATAAaatagaggaaaaaaaatcatttctacTATAGTTTCCTCAGTACCCCATGTATTGTGTTTCTTATGGATTACCAATTGTAAATGGTGCTTATGTTGCGGCCTCTCCAACCATTACTTTTATTGAGGAAACACAGTCAACGATATTTCTCCGTTCTGTGTATTATTCAGATTAAAGTTTCGtttatttcggttttttttgtgtgtatataatCATGTACAGGTCTCCTATCAAGTTGTATCAACAGCGATATAAAATGCACGTATGTGGAAAGATAACAAGATAAAGTGTTGTTCGGTGTATCGATATCAGCGAAGTATTGCTGTTGCGAAAATCTAATACATAATTGAATCATATATCggtctgaaaatatttttttaattgtttcaaTAAGCCGCACAGAGCGTTCAGGTATTACACGATATCTTCgtgcaataatttttaattgtttgattGTAAGGGCGTTGGTTTTTTTGCATTCGAGTCACTTATCTTCTTCGAATTACTTAATTAACAGaaactaattttaaattggATTATCAAACAGATATCATCAAAGCCGACAACACCTGACTCTGACGTCTTTACAGCAAGAATCGTTCAAATCAGAGACGATCCAGACCAGACGAGTGACGATTCAACCAAACTTAAACTATCGATTACTGATCGATTGTCGGACAACAGTTCATCGTTATCATTGCAAAGCGATAGTGTCCAGAGTGACGATTCTGAAACACGAGTCTACGATCTACGCAAGAACGAGACAGCTTATTTGAGAAGTGATATAATTCGAACGAGTCGTATTCCTGTCGGAGCAACTACTACACCTCCTCCGACTCCAATTGACGGTGAATCGCTGCATAAAAACTTGGATCAATTTTTTGCTATACAGCAGCTGAATCAGCTGAAGAAATCAGAAGAGGAACAGGAAGCAACTAGTCAACAAAAATCACAAACGTTTCACAGCGGACGAGGAGTATCGAAGCCCTTGTCACCAGAaactttgaagttttttacACCGAAACCAAAGCCAGTATttacttcaaaatttaaaatggaagAAACGGCACCAATTAAACCTCTAATTTTGGAGCGTGAAGATGCAGTAAGACTTATTGCCACTCGACGAAATTTCTGACAATCTCCTCTAATTCGTTTGGATTTTAGATTCCACAAAATGGTACAATCGAAAAGGGGGTCATAGAGGAAGATGTCATTTCATCACTTCCTTCGGTCAAAGCTCTGGCTAAGAATTTCATCGAGCCTTCTACCGAAACTACGAAGCAGCCAATTCAACGGCCAAAAGTAAGTACATTTTTTCGTGCTTCAAAGCTGATTCCATTCTGGTGTAAAGAAAgccaaataatttctttttcttgtatGTCTTTCACTCAGATACGATATGTTAAGGTAAAATTGCtcgtttataatttttattaacgACTCACAACCGATCATTTAAAGTGCACAGTCGACTAACCATCTGTGATACTATTTAGTGAAATATCTAACATAAAACTTGTTATTGCACCACGACTACAAAAATAAGTGATGTGCTTTGGTGAAGTGTTTCGTAGTCTTTCAGAAACGGCTGATCTATTATCGACTGTAGTAGCAAAAAATAAGGGATTATCCGGATTATCTCTGATTAATCTGAATGAACTTCAtttaatgaagtagaagattttgccTAGGGATATGACTGTCGTTTCTGAAAGGGCTACTGCCACAGTATGTATTGAAAATGTAGACACTACATTGTAGCCGCTTATACGATACGAGCTATGATTTATACTTTCTTTACCACATATTTCACCACTTTTCTTGTGATTCCCTCAGTCTCACACATATGCATAAGCAAAGACATAATAAACACTCGCATTTTTGGAAGTTTTCCAATAGTCTTCatagataaaattgaattactttgttgcaataaataaatattgaatgaatAACATCACAGTTTATCTGAGTGTGAATTAATTTGCCTATCGTAAGATGGTCTTATCGctttaacaaaatttcagaCATTCGCATGGCAAGTATCAAACGAGATTGGAAGCAATACCAATGGCCATACAAAAGAACCATCACCTGATTCCTATCTTCCAAACTACGAAACAAGATATCATCCCGTGGCTCCGGGGCACAGTATTACCGCTAGAAGTCTGTCGACAAAGTTCCGCGAAGAGCTAAAGtaatgaaaagattttttctcaaaaataaaatttttaattgggCGCTAATTGATGATGCTTGAAAATTCCAGACACTCAATATCCGATGATGCATCGAATGGGTCCGATAATATTGAAATTGTGGAAAGGGAACATTCACCGGATCGTCCGCCAAGTCCTGTTTTACTCAAAGGAATATTCAAAgagaaaatgtcttttttcCAGAATTTAGAAAATAAGTAGATTGTGAAGAAGGTATAAACGTACATAGAGTTTGAgcttttacaattttcgaaagaaaatctATTGTAACAAAGCCCAAAGTCACATTAGTCACATATTAATTTGTTACTGTTTTAACCAAAATGTTTGTGCCATTGAAAGAGGAGGAATATTCGAAATCGCATTCAgtatatttcaattattttattctttttgatagtaaaaataccaaaatatATTTGTCAAAACGGctaatatataaaatttatcttGTTGAagtatgaaaatataaataaaccCTTTTGATGTATACtttataaatattcaaatggaATGTGCTCCTGTAAAAGAAAGAGGAAAACCAGTATCAACAGGTCAATGATttgatcaaattaatttttttgtcaactttaacaattaaaatttaaagagaaattcaaagattttgttttctttatacCACAGTACTGAACCAATTACTTGAACAGAGTTTTTTAACAGTAAATCGGTCCCTCTTCTCATATATCCAATAGCGACGCAGTGTCATTATACCAACATTAAAATATTACATATTGTCATGAGTGAAGACTTGTCCGTGTCGAGCAAGGtgctgaaagaacaggttaagacagtCACGAAGGCGGATGACACCGAAAGTGATAAACATgttgtgtgtgaaatcaacttgaagaaaatgttttttaggatAATTcggaatttcgtttttgttaagttgccttttttatataaacttcgtagccgctgacgcaatttgtgtgtcaccgccttcgtgatcaactcagagttgtcttaacctgttcttttaCAACCTTGGAGTCGAGgccaaaaaattttgactacTGTACTGCATCGAGGAGGCTCTATTGAAATAGTAATTTGTGTACCTGATTtgcacgattgattttaggcgatttcgcggattgtaggccgaacggagtgaggcttacaagcgaaagtgcctaaaatcaatcgtccaaagcaggtgcacatgtgagttttcatgcaaagggccgaaaactcaagaaaaaatcaaaaattaccctCATTTTtggcccgaagcatgaaaattatGTTCTAAGTTCCCATGTTTACCctcttgaaaattctaaattaaaaatttacttagaatcgattatcgatattgtcaaaaaaatcaatatcaatcgattgttttatcgataatagATAAATATCGATTGATAATGGGTAAATGTGGACTGTTGATGGGTAAATATCGAATCGACTGATCATCGGTGAATGTCGAATCGACTGATCATCGGTATCGACTGATAAATCGAATCAGTGTTCTTGTTCCCTATGTGTTTATGACCAAAAGAAAACATATTGTTAGACCATAACACGGGTAGcaagtaaaaaaacgataaatatTAACtcataattcaattatttatcatttatcgattaaacattcgattgatattgtatcgattatttggaaattttatcatcgatcgacgatatttttcagtgaacatgCCTTTTGGTTCAGATTGTACGTACTCGTGTGAAGTCATAAATCGGTTTGAatcgattttacaaaaatttcaaactatAATACACTTGGGGCGTTCTTCTATGGGTAGTCAAAGCTCGAGAATACATTTTTCTACACTGTGTTCATGCTAATGTTAATTTCAGTGTGTGAGCGAACCGACAGAAACAGCATGAACACAAAAGCTGGTTAAATACCAACTGTAAAATCCGCACTCTTATGATTTTTTCCAGAACTGCGGGCTGAATGGACTAATTAACTATGTATGTATTATGATAGTATACGCCAAATAGACCTAACGTATTTACAAGATCTAACTATCATCGTCGCAGATGAAAAGGACAACAGGGCTCATTTTTGGCCTAACTTGATTATCTCGTACACTTATTTTCCGCTTCAGTCAAAGGTCAAAGCGGCATCGTctacatttcaaaataaaaacgagaaTCAAATTGAATCAGGCATTTCGTACGGCCATCGatatataaaatcaaaattttagttaTGGTTACTAGAATATCTTCACATTCTGATCGTTGGTTTTTTATAAAGAGTTTATTGCGAAAAAGATTCTTGGTAAAGATggatttacttaaatagttACGTATGTAAAACACAATAACATAAACGTAATGTTGAGAAGAATTTAAATGGtgaacagaaaaattattttacgttTTCAGATTCAGCGTTGTTCGTCTTCTCATCCTTGCCATGATTGGTAGCTTTAGAGTCGAAAACTAATTCTTCCATTGAATCCTGGATTTCTTTTACGCCTCTCAAACACttcatgaaaaatgattcTTCGACACCTTCATCTTTCGGAAAGCAATCTATTTTTGATGCTGCGATTTGCATGGTTtccattaaatcaaaaaagaaTGCTGATCCCAATTCTACAGGCGTTTCGTGCTTGTCGTCATTTGACTTTTCCGGTGGAGCCACAATCACATCAGTTTTTTCATCTGCAAGACTAACGTCAGACTTCTCATCAATTATAGACTTTTCTTTGGTAAATTCAATTGGATCAGTTTTTTCATCTTCCGCTGTGAGGGCAGACTTAAGTTGAGCCAATACTGGTCGGAATTCTTGCATAGCGTTGCGCATCTCCTCATTGTCGCGAATATCCGATACAAATATTACGGAAAAACGGCTGAACACTGTTACAGATTGATCCAAATACCAGGCAAATAGTTCGtcatatttttctttgcaaaCGCTGCGAAGCTGATGGAACCTCTTCGCTATTTCCACTTGCTTCGCAAATATATCGAAATCTTCCACCTTGAATAATTCTTCATCAAAACGATGATCGACGATCGAttccaatttcaaattaacCTCCATGCAAAGATTTTTAATGATACCTTCGATAGCTTCCAATGACACGTCCATCTCTACAACCTTTTGGCTTTCGGCGACTTTGGACATTTTTATGATTGAACTTTGAAAGTGTTCGATACGAATGTGAAAATGTGTGATAAAACGTATTTATTAAGCACAGATTTGCTGATTCACGTCGAGTCAATTAGAGCACAAATTAGTTACGAAAGGGTTGCTTGcttcgatatttttaaattataaaacaaattttagtcTCAATGAAAACTAGATAAATTCTTTAGATTTATAAACATGTGTGCTGAATGAAGTGATTTTTAACACATAATTGAGGGGGTACCGACTCAATGAAATGGTGTCTCACGTCAGAAATGGGTTCCGAGTTTTCATGAATTCTTCGAAGTTAAGACGGCcctaaaatagttatttgtttaccgactgaaaaaaaggaaattcacTCGAgatggaaattgcatttcgaggTCATGCTTTTTTTTCTAGGGTCAAATCGAAAGTGGCCTAGCGAAAGCAAGAAAATTGACTTAGGAATCAAAAGCATGTGATAGTTCTAACACATGTTAAAATGCTGTTTAACGaacgagccggaggcgagttctggaaacgaattcagtaaaaaaaagctttcagcataaattagcaacaacgtttttcctaagcCACGTTGGAAATTCGTGACGAAGTtgcgatatttcaacagtaATTAGGAAAGATGCATTACAGAACTCGGGATAAGaatgaaaagtctcatttTCGTGTGGTTATTGATCCGATAAATTCTCACTTTTCATCTGTTTATCCATTATTATCACTATTCACAAGTATTGGATTTATACCGTGCGGACGTGATCCACATGTGCACAGCCATTTAGTTGATGATACATTGTCagtattaaaatttgtttacgtTTCACCGTCTGCGATTCTGATTCACATTATATTTACAacaaattccattctttaacTTTATCTTCGTTCAAAGCCgctttgctatataagactaAGAACATATTGACCTCAGTTAATTTTTGCTGTTGCTGTAGTTACCAGATGGTGGTTTGAAAAACTCGCGCTACTCTAATAGTTAAATCAAGTACCGAAAGATGGTTTCTTTAAGATTAGACATATAGTCAATATGAAGATAATAATTATACCATTCGTCAACGTCGTCCACATAAATAGAGTATTACACTCCAATAACACCGGCAAATTGAACTTATTAGTGTCTCTTTACTGTTGCTGGGTCCAACCGAATATTGTATTTTGATCATTTGGATGATTGTGTCTCGTTCAATTcatatttcgtttaaaattctAAAGTGTATCGCAACCAGAAATATACATCATCTTAGCCGTACCTTTgataaagaaattaaaatgacaCTCAATCCGAGAGCATCTGGAGAGTACATAGTGAAACATGCTAAGCATTTGTCAATTGATCCAAATGGGattcaaaatcttgtagaAAAGGTAAGAATAATATTAAACGTTTGCATCATCTATTCGcagcgacaaaaataaacagcCAACCTAGCTAATATAAGAGCACATAACTGTGGAATAaagtattttgtatcaatctcTTTAATTTGTGTAACATTCTTCGAGTAGATGATTATACTGTCCAGTATTGTTCTTATAAACCGGTAAGAGCTCAAGCACAACAACTACATCTTCAGCAGTGGTTGGCTCTATCGGTTCTATTACATCTGTTGATGTAACAAGTCTCAACAGAATAGattgatgaaaaatcttttacttctgttcgttaatatatattttgttataaTACAAGATCCCATTAGTAAGCGAGATGTCGCtatagataacagatgaatatcgcaaaaattttgaatttcgcaATTCGATGAAATCCTTACCTGATGTATAATTACTTTCTTAGGTCATCGATGGCATTAAATCAAAGCAAATCGACATAGAGAATTTTTCTCAACATGAACATCATCCATCGGCAAGTGATGAATACGCTCCGAATTGGATTTTCCTCATTGACACCCTAAACTTTTGCTTTTGGACTCCGGGAGATGCAACCAAATGGAAAGTCGATGGAAACACCGGCTATTTTGCTTTGTGTGCCGCAATCAATCGTGCAATGAAGGAAGGCATCGATATTACAAATCCGGCCTATTACTCTAATATCACAACTGCTGAATTGGAACGCATATTACGGTCAGACGATGGGCTAACTAAATGTCCGTTGATTGAGGAGCGTGTTGGAATTTTGCATGATGTTGGAAAGAAATTGTTGACCAAATTTAATGGCAATTTTAAGAATTGCGTGATGGAAGCCAACAATTCGGCCCAGACTTTGATCAAATTGGTGGTGGACGACTTTCCATGCTACAAAGATGAGGCAATCTACTGCAATGAAAGTGTTGCCATTTACAAGCGAGTTCAAATTTTAGTTGGAGACATCTGGTCGTGTTATCGCGGTGAGAGCCTAGGGCAATTTGACGATATCCAGACAGTCACAATGTTTGCTGACTATAGGGTACCTCAAGTACTAGTGCATTTCGGCGCAATTAAGTATTCGAACGAGCTACTTGAATTGTTGAAGAAGGGTAAGCTTAATCTGGTTGGACTTCTTATGGCTTTTAACTGACACTATTTGTCCACTTGCAGATACTATATTGGCTAATGGGTCCCCTGAAGAGGTGGAAATTCGCGGTGCTTCAATTTATGTGGTTGAGCAGTTGAAAGATTTGATTCGACacgaaatcaatgaaaatcatcCAGACCTTTCGACGAAACATGTCAACTCAATTTTGTTGGATCATTTCTTGTGGGATTATCGTCGACGATTTGCGAATGAATTAGAATATATCCCTTTCCATAAGACGATCAGCATTTATTACTGAATGGTTTCCGATTTGtcgatgaaataaataaatatttttgtaatgaGAACGAACCTGTAGTATTGTTCGGGTGGGTAGAGAtttaaaattcctgaaaaattACTCCgataatttcatgaatttctcagaattttaTGACATTTTTTATCAACTCCCGAACGGCCGTAATTTGGATAGGAAACATATCAACTCCTGTAAATACTTGTACTTGTTTCGACCTTAGCTTGATAAGAATAATTCTGACATGACCTGATTTAATATAAAACCTGAAGTCAGTCATCAGGTTAAACAAGTCAGATAAAATCAGGTAACTCagttaaaaagttgaaaagtgagtaaaattaGCGAAAATTGATGCTAAAAATAGTTAGAATGAAAAAGTAGGGGAAACTGAGTTTTCACAAACTATTATAACCTATTTCTAACTAGCCCCAATgaatatcaatcgaaaattttcaaataccACGTAAGAttgttacaaataaaaatttatttttcatttttctgagGATCAAACCATAAATTCTTAGGATGAAATTTCACCGATTTTTATGAGGATACTATCACTTCCTTCATCCTCGAACTCATAACAACAATTTTGACAAGAAATTACCATTCACATTTACgcaaacaattgaagtaaggTCGTTGTTCTAAAGCCAAAGGTCGATAAATAGATGCCCTAATTGGGAGAAACTTCCTTATTAATGGGAAATTCTGTCCAATGCCGGTACAGAAGGTCTTCATCCTCCAATAAGTATCGCGCTAACTTGAGAACAGTTTCAATTCGCGATTGTAAtgagtttgaaattttcttataaagGGCGATCAAAGGAAATGAAAGGTTATTCGATGAAGAAACGCAAAGTGCTAAATGTACGAACTGACAATATTTCGAGTTCAGGCACTGTTAAAATTTTCCCCACGTGCCTGAACACGTAATCACGAGCGTAATCAGTTTGGTAAAGGTAAATGTAAATTACTCTAACAGTTATCAATGTGTATTCAAACAGAATCTGTAGGAGCTGTACCGATGTGTAAAATATCTACTGACCGAATCAAATCATCGTAAGGGGTATAAATATGAAGTGGATAATAGGAAAATAAGGTCACGCATTCAATGTAAGGTCCTTGCAAAGACAAAGGTATAGTTCGTTTCGCAAGATTCTGTCAAGTTTACTAGATAAGGAGAAACG comes from the Bradysia coprophila strain Holo2 unplaced genomic scaffold, BU_Bcop_v1 contig_358, whole genome shotgun sequence genome and includes:
- the LOC119081784 gene encoding queuosine salvage protein is translated as MIVSRSIHISFKILKCIATRNIHHLSRTFDKEIKMTLNPRASGEYIVKHAKHLSIDPNGIQNLVEKVIDGIKSKQIDIENFSQHEHHPSASDEYAPNWIFLIDTLNFCFWTPGDATKWKVDGNTGYFALCAAINRAMKEGIDITNPAYYSNITTAELERILRSDDGLTKCPLIEERVGILHDVGKKLLTKFNGNFKNCVMEANNSAQTLIKLVVDDFPCYKDEAIYCNESVAIYKRVQILVGDIWSCYRGESLGQFDDIQTVTMFADYRVPQVLVHFGAIKYSNELLELLKKDTILANGSPEEVEIRGASIYVVEQLKDLIRHEINENHPDLSTKHVNSILLDHFLWDYRRRFANELEYIPFHKTISIYY